AACAATTACATACTTTGAACTCATTGCATTAATGAGAgagattttatatatatatatatattatatatatacacctTATTCTTCAAACATTGACATCAGAACTCTTAAAAGGTCTTGTGTAACAACAatcctgttgacgcggtttttcgtcaacaggtaattaagaaatgaagagaaagggattagtgctaagtgtgaaccgaaacagatataagatcttagaaaaggaaagaggtgacacaagacacgtttttgagtggttcaaaggttaaaatccttctactccactagtcagtattattgctctatactggatatttgattacatggccttttttacaatagagaatccaacccttattaagtcacagggtctccatatttataggagaaggcacctgagagttggtaagaaggtcatcccgtgactctcttatctatcacatcaactctgtgacattcatgattaattcctaaacctgacacattaatatggtcaaatcgataggtaaggagataatgggccgcacggcccaacccagtcgtgggtgtctgaatacgcacgttcctgctgcgtgtccaagaagtcaggggcatatcagacacgtgatgtttgatatatgcacgtttaccttgcgtgtgttgactttacaaagggtcacagccttcaTACCCAGTtcgtaccgcgagctggatacttaactcgaccatagGCCTTCAGAATCCGGGTTCAAATCTTGtgcaatcttggtgaacccttgagtttcctcgagctaagtaggtacgacctaatgacagaagctccggtctgcgGGACGCCCACGAGATAACTATGATTAGGCCACAGctcggctcgctaatcagcccgtgggaaaaacagggcgtacatctgccccccaagcccctgctcgtggtatgccATGTCGGGTAAGACtgtagtaggggcttttaggcttccccatgaactcttcatattccaccccttacgcaggcgcctgatacgtggaacatcgtggttggtgacggttcgccttacgagaaccgcattaaatggcctagcctatgctcagccgtcgttccgtatttcgagtggagggcctcggatccctcatcagggccatcaaacggccctctacacgtgacccttcacgtatataaaaaggggtggccaccctacgcacgggccaccctttcatttgaaatttttccgaatctctttttcttctctcttcatctcagacgaaaaaaccctcttctctgtGACTGCTATACTCAGCGTTCAAGAGGCTCAGACGtcaggatttcttcaaagctttggaagccggTACTCCGACGAAGCTTTCACCTAGGCAATACCTTCATCCGCCTCCTAGTCAAACACTATAAGTTCcctgaccatgtgtgttttggaaatatatttcactgtagcttaggtaaatattttactgtagccgcatgcatggttttactgggttttttcgatatgaagggtgaaagcccctttttaggctagggtatctttgctgtaggaaatcgtttaagagtatggtttacaggatactttttctggggaaaatttctgggtaggagttttggaacttttgggtgcaaaactgggtagcttagggaacacgcttcacaggcggttttgcattttttttgcctactgaaactttccccccaaggcaaattctatcctgaccctcctgaaacacgaattccgagtaatcggggatctgttgggatcacaggcgcgtgttcatcgaaccgcatggtcccactctccacgggctgggcttacctcagctcgtgcaaataacatttgatttttcctcacgcttgggtcgccttttctgaaatgttttcttttgttcgttaggcgaccagatggcaccgaaaaggaacgcccccaagaagaccgtcagcagcttggcctcacagcaggacaaaggaaagacggtgatgccggactccccaatccccaactttgggccagcggtggagcaggaggtcgaggtcgcccccgacgccttctttgaggcggagaggatcgtctcaaaggtcaccgaccagacgaagatcaacaaaatctttctctcccacaacatcgccctggggaaagcatccgtggtggcccgacctgccgtagagggcgagcggagctgtgcgccgctcgacgagtcgttcgcagcctggagcggcgaacattttaaggcgtgggccttcctcccgctggatcagtattttgctgatttccttaattacgtggggttggccccatttcagctcccccccaactcctatcacttgctggcggggttgaaatacttgtttcagaagcatgagtgggaggtccccactcctgcggacatcttatactttttctgcctcaaggccagcccggaccagcaggggcgaggcgacgggttttactccttaacccgatttcccaatacggctgcggtcatcgagctgcccagccaccccaacgacttcaaggaccagttcttcatgttgacgaggttcagaaactgcgagctccactacttcaattgccctcgtaagtgttttttttttattttttatccttAGCTCGGAAGTTAAGTGTCGCTTTTGCTCCTCCCATATCCTTTTCTGACTTAGACCAAtcatgcagccatcttcgcgaggacagagaaatatgtgaccctcggggcccaatatgagacactggcgggcttgccccccagtgagaaagattaccgcgcgctcgtaacggacgagacgatggtggcctgcaagctgattttcccaaatcagactttgaacctcaggaggccccgggggcttcccccagctcacaacaccagacccatcatcgtggaggaggtcgcggaagacgaggatgaggaggacgagggcgacgaagttcccctcgtgaggaataggaagtgGACCTTGGAGATCGTCCcggggacgggcgaggagaggatccaatccggagcagccgcgggtccttctggccaaggtaacccttacatgtttaggagtctagatagggccacagcagacccccggctggctaggttcaatcctaggcagctcgtccatcgtcaccgaagcgatccggacctgaacacaaccctgctccattgtgttgaccggcttgtgctggactatcaagatagccggcctaggggtaccgtagtagtagataacaccctagcctttaggtcgatcctattcgaggagtatgggaccaaccttcgtacATGGCCCTCACTCTGGAGGGGCGTCGCAGCTCTGGggattaggcaatatgtagaggaatctagccctgagtcagacccggacccagaacttgcgccagctcgggaagtaatcgacttagattcttcttctagcccggggggtaggattccctcagtacacatacttgaatttttctttatcccttcgcttttgtttttgcatgatcgTTAAttctcgtactaaccatgttttttccTTGGCAGAAgatatgtctcagcccgaggagagcctacGAGGTGCGGTTTTCGGAGGGAACGCCGCCGCGGGGCCAAGAGcgaagaggctccggacgtccaagaacgCCGCCGGGACACCCACCAAGTCCCCTGCGAAGGAGAAGGATCAAGCCCCAGCTGCACAGGTCGCGGGAGCAGTCCTTCCTGGtgcagggggaagcaatatgCCTCCATTCGCTCCGCGAGCTCCACTCGCTGTCTGGGATGTGGGAACGGAGGTCAGGACATCGGCCATCGTACcttccgatgtacgcatcccagtcaatccccaggacctggagaagatccccgaggccttttggggaacggtgtatgagtcgacgaactacgccgtcagccacatatacaagttcaccgagaaggagctccgggccatcgagacaatgagcccggtgggcgggCTGGAATCTTCACTAgacatggccatgacggtaagctaaccttAACATT
The genomic region above belongs to Humulus lupulus chromosome 1, drHumLupu1.1, whole genome shotgun sequence and contains:
- the LOC133813010 gene encoding uncharacterized protein LOC133813010, whose translation is MIVNSRTNHVFSLAEDMSQPEESLRGAVFGGNAAAGPRAKRLRTSKNAAGTPTKSPAKEKDQAPAAQVAGAVLPGAGGSNMPPFAPRAPLAVWDVGTEVRTSAIVPSDVRIPVNPQDLEKIPEAFWGTVYESTNYAVSHIYKFTEKELRAIETMSPVGGLESSLDMAMTSVVALHRSIIRTKTQLGDMRDEHQTTLQAAKDALAASQVELEKTRLKVQELKTSLATSRTNLDATKTEVQAAQAALEAERTTSEKSMEDLFYHCWAYNPDADFSFMSASLWERLLVKFQARLDKEAPSEIGDGSGTAERGETVTSKGPPGGA